In Syntrophotaleaceae bacterium, a genomic segment contains:
- a CDS encoding YgiQ family radical SAM protein, producing MKNRFLPVCRKDMTERGWDELDILFVSGDAYIDHPAFGVPLLARLLEAEGFRVGILAQPDWRDPAAFLEMGRPRLFGAISAGAMDSMVNHYTAAKKIRHNDAYSPGGQSGLRPNRAVIAYTAALKGAFRNLPVVIGGIEASLRRLAHYDYWSDSVRRSVLVDSKASLLVFGMAETALLQLARRCRAGETLETIRDLPGTACLGSSRPEQGLVLPSFEDVASEPAAYNEAFRLAAGEFNPWAGRVLLQQHGQRWVMVNPPALPLSEEELDRIYRLPFVKRPHPSYPEPIPAFEQIRHSITTHRGCCGGCAFCAIATHQGKWIQSRSEKSIIEEIEAMARDSGFRGTVTDVGGPTANMYGLACRDEKARARCRRESCLFPDLCRNLEVDDRRAVRLLQKIRSLESVRNVFVASGIRYDLLERQQAYFAEVLRHHVGGLLKVAPETFCGGVARIMRKPGPAVFEAFLALFRQKTSKSDRRYGLVPYLIAGHPGTTLNDMVDVALYLERHRLRVEQVQEFTPTPGTLATCMYFTGRDPFTGESVYVPKSVKERRLQKALLLWHLPEHRRDVMEALELCGRGELAAELLAGKRNWRPGGKNRPARDGSRK from the coding sequence TTGAAAAATCGGTTCCTTCCCGTCTGCCGCAAAGATATGACCGAGCGGGGCTGGGACGAACTGGATATACTGTTCGTTTCCGGTGACGCCTACATCGATCATCCCGCCTTCGGCGTACCCCTGCTGGCCCGCTTGCTCGAGGCGGAAGGTTTTCGGGTCGGAATCCTCGCTCAGCCTGATTGGCGGGATCCTGCCGCTTTTCTCGAGATGGGACGTCCCCGCCTGTTCGGAGCCATTTCCGCCGGGGCCATGGATTCCATGGTCAACCACTATACGGCCGCGAAAAAGATCCGCCACAATGATGCCTATTCCCCGGGAGGCCAAAGCGGATTGCGTCCCAATCGGGCCGTGATCGCCTACACGGCTGCCCTCAAGGGGGCTTTCAGGAATCTCCCCGTTGTCATCGGCGGCATCGAAGCGAGTCTGCGTCGGCTGGCCCATTATGATTACTGGTCGGACAGCGTTCGACGTTCCGTCCTGGTCGACAGCAAGGCCAGCCTCCTGGTCTTCGGCATGGCCGAAACCGCCCTGCTGCAATTGGCCCGGCGCTGCAGGGCAGGGGAAACCCTTGAAACGATCCGGGATCTGCCCGGCACCGCCTGTCTCGGTTCTTCCCGGCCCGAGCAGGGCCTGGTTCTTCCATCCTTCGAGGATGTCGCTTCCGAACCGGCCGCCTATAATGAAGCATTCCGGCTGGCTGCCGGGGAATTCAACCCCTGGGCCGGTCGCGTCCTTCTGCAGCAGCACGGGCAGCGCTGGGTGATGGTGAATCCGCCGGCGCTGCCCCTGTCCGAAGAGGAACTGGACAGGATCTACCGGCTTCCCTTCGTCAAACGTCCGCACCCGTCCTATCCGGAACCGATACCGGCCTTCGAGCAGATCCGGCATTCCATCACCACGCACCGCGGTTGCTGTGGCGGCTGCGCCTTCTGTGCCATCGCCACCCATCAGGGGAAGTGGATTCAGTCTCGATCAGAAAAGTCGATTATCGAAGAAATCGAAGCCATGGCCCGGGATAGCGGGTTCCGAGGCACCGTCACCGACGTCGGCGGTCCGACCGCGAATATGTATGGTTTGGCCTGCCGCGACGAGAAGGCTCGGGCCCGTTGTCGGCGTGAGAGCTGCCTGTTCCCCGACCTCTGCCGGAACCTGGAAGTCGATGACCGCCGGGCCGTGCGGTTGCTGCAAAAAATACGCAGCCTTGAATCGGTGAGGAACGTTTTCGTGGCGTCCGGCATCCGTTACGATCTGCTGGAAAGGCAGCAGGCCTATTTCGCAGAGGTGCTGCGGCATCATGTGGGCGGCCTGCTGAAGGTCGCACCCGAAACCTTCTGCGGTGGTGTCGCCCGCATCATGCGCAAGCCGGGTCCGGCGGTATTCGAGGCCTTTCTCGCCCTTTTTCGTCAAAAGACGTCAAAATCGGATCGTCGCTATGGATTGGTGCCCTACCTCATTGCCGGGCATCCCGGAACCACCCTGAACGATATGGTCGACGTTGCTCTTTACCTTGAACGGCATCGCCTGCGGGTGGAACAGGTTCAGGAATTCACTCCCACCCCCGGGACTCTGGCCACATGCATGTATTTCACCGGCCGGGATCCCTTCACCGGGGAATCCGTCTATGTCCCCAAGTCGGTAAAAGAGCGCCGGCTGCAGAAAGCCCTGCTGCTGTGGCATCTTCCGGAACACCGCCGGGACGTCATGGAGGCCCTTGAACTTTGCGGACGGGGCGAACTGGCAGCGGAACTGTTGGCCGGAAAACGCAACTGGCGGCCCGGCGGGAAAAATAGGCCAGCCAGGGACGGGTCCCGGAAGTGA
- the rplM gene encoding 50S ribosomal protein L13 produces the protein MSTQAAKKSAVKRSWFVVDLDGKVLGRAATEIARVLRGKHKPVYTPSVDTGDFVIVVNAEKLKLTGNKMADKQYYHHTGYPGGIRSITAAKLIEKKPEELVIKAVKGMLPKNRLGRDMLKKLKVYAGGEHPHAAQQPKDLAF, from the coding sequence ATGAGCACCCAGGCAGCCAAGAAATCCGCAGTGAAAAGAAGCTGGTTCGTCGTCGATCTGGACGGCAAGGTCCTCGGTCGGGCAGCGACCGAAATCGCGCGCGTTCTGCGCGGCAAGCACAAGCCCGTCTACACACCGAGCGTCGACACCGGCGATTTCGTGATTGTGGTCAACGCGGAGAAGCTCAAGCTGACCGGCAACAAAATGGCCGACAAGCAATACTACCATCATACCGGTTATCCCGGCGGGATCCGCTCCATCACCGCCGCCAAACTGATCGAAAAGAAACCGGAAGAACTGGTCATCAAGGCTGTGAAAGGCATGCTGCCCAAGAACAGGCTGGGCCGCGACATGCTGAAGAAGCTCAAGGTCTACGCCGGCGGCGAGCATCCCCATGCCGCCCAGCAGCCGAAAGATCTGGCTTTTTAA
- the argC gene encoding N-acetyl-gamma-glutamyl-phosphate reductase, with translation MIKVAIVGASGYTGVELIRLLLRHPEVDITCITSRQNAGTPVSSVFPSLLGRIDLDFDPVDVELINSRADFIFTALPHKAAMEVVPDFLKTGKKVVDLSADYRLRDVAVYEKWYQTHSSPELVAEAAYGLPELFRPAIRHARLVANPGCYPTSIALALAPLLEKRLIDPASLIIDSKSGTSGAGRSAKIGSLYCEVNEGFKAYGVASHRHTPEIEQTLSHLAGEPVVVSFTPHLLPVNRGILSTCYATLAEASSTAALLAIFQDRYRGEKFVRVHPEGDLPNVAYVRGSNYCNLGVVADPRTGRVIVVSAIDNLLKGAASQAVQNMNLMLGWEEALGLEDLPLYP, from the coding sequence ATGATCAAAGTCGCCATTGTCGGCGCCAGCGGTTATACCGGCGTTGAGCTGATCCGGTTGCTGCTGCGTCATCCCGAGGTGGACATCACCTGTATTACCTCCCGGCAGAACGCCGGAACGCCCGTCAGTTCCGTTTTCCCTTCGCTGCTCGGCCGTATCGATCTGGACTTCGATCCGGTGGATGTTGAGCTGATCAACTCCCGGGCCGATTTTATCTTCACCGCTCTGCCTCACAAGGCGGCCATGGAAGTCGTTCCCGATTTTCTCAAGACCGGGAAAAAGGTGGTCGACCTTTCGGCGGATTACAGGCTGCGGGATGTCGCCGTCTACGAAAAATGGTATCAAACCCATTCAAGCCCGGAACTGGTGGCCGAGGCCGCCTACGGACTGCCGGAACTGTTCCGTCCGGCGATTCGCCATGCCAGGCTGGTTGCCAATCCGGGATGCTATCCCACCAGCATCGCCCTGGCCCTGGCTCCCCTGCTCGAGAAGCGGCTGATCGATCCGGCCAGCCTGATCATCGACAGCAAATCGGGAACCAGCGGGGCGGGGCGGTCGGCCAAGATTGGCAGCCTCTACTGTGAGGTCAATGAAGGTTTCAAGGCCTATGGGGTTGCCTCTCACCGGCATACTCCCGAAATTGAGCAGACTCTCAGTCATCTGGCCGGAGAGCCGGTGGTGGTCAGCTTCACCCCGCACCTGCTTCCGGTCAACCGGGGTATTCTTTCGACCTGTTATGCGACCCTTGCGGAGGCCAGCTCGACGGCTGCTCTGCTGGCGATTTTCCAGGACCGCTATCGGGGGGAAAAGTTCGTCCGGGTGCATCCGGAAGGTGATCTGCCCAACGTCGCCTATGTCAGGGGAAGCAACTACTGCAACCTCGGTGTGGTTGCCGATCCACGAACCGGCCGGGTGATCGTGGTCTCGGCGATCGACAACCTGCTCAAGGGGGCTGCCAGCCAGGCCGTGCAGAACATGAACCTGATGCTGGGCTGGGAAGAAGCACTGGGGCTGGAGGATCTGCCCCTGTATCCCTGA
- the queA gene encoding tRNA preQ1(34) S-adenosylmethionine ribosyltransferase-isomerase QueA, producing the protein MRLSDFDFELPPEQIAQTPALRRDGSRLMVLDRALGVVKTGHFQGILDYFRPGDVLVLNDTRVIPARLLGRKESGGKIEVLLVRRLSGDEEVWACLTKSSKSPRPGSRLLMGEGITGTVLAGGEEPYRQIRFAVEGDFLQAIEKVGHIPLPPYIHRDDDRLDRERYQTVYARTAGSVAAPTAGLHFTEDLLDTLRERGVTICPVTLHVGLGTFLPVRSEDILSHRMHEENYFVPEATAALVNEARARGDRIFALGTTSTRTLEYAADDKGRLVAGEGVCDLFITPGYRFRIVDALVTNFHLPRSTLLMLVSAFAGRDFVLKAYRQAVAEGFRFFSYGDCMLII; encoded by the coding sequence ATGCGTCTGAGTGATTTCGATTTCGAACTGCCTCCGGAGCAGATCGCCCAGACTCCCGCGCTTCGCCGCGACGGGTCTCGGCTGATGGTGCTCGATCGCGCTCTTGGGGTGGTGAAAACCGGCCACTTTCAGGGCATTCTCGACTATTTCCGGCCGGGTGACGTGCTGGTTCTCAATGACACGCGGGTCATTCCCGCCCGTCTGCTGGGCCGCAAGGAGTCGGGAGGAAAAATCGAGGTCCTGCTGGTGAGACGGTTGTCCGGAGACGAGGAAGTCTGGGCCTGCCTGACCAAATCCTCGAAGAGCCCAAGGCCGGGCAGCCGGCTTTTGATGGGGGAAGGGATAACGGGAACGGTTCTGGCCGGCGGGGAAGAGCCCTATCGTCAGATCCGGTTCGCTGTCGAGGGGGATTTTCTTCAGGCGATCGAAAAGGTCGGTCACATCCCTTTGCCGCCCTATATTCACCGGGATGACGATCGTCTCGACCGGGAGCGCTATCAGACGGTCTACGCCCGGACGGCCGGATCGGTTGCGGCACCGACCGCCGGGCTGCATTTCACCGAAGACCTGCTGGATACCCTGCGGGAAAGGGGTGTGACTATCTGTCCGGTGACCCTGCATGTCGGCCTCGGCACCTTTCTGCCGGTCCGGTCGGAGGATATCCTTTCGCACCGCATGCATGAGGAAAATTACTTCGTACCCGAGGCTACAGCCGCGCTGGTGAACGAAGCCCGGGCCCGCGGTGACCGGATCTTCGCCCTGGGAACGACCAGCACCCGAACACTGGAATATGCTGCGGATGACAAGGGGCGGCTGGTGGCGGGGGAGGGGGTTTGCGACCTGTTCATCACCCCCGGATACCGTTTTCGGATCGTCGATGCCCTGGTCACCAATTTTCATCTGCCCCGTTCCACCCTGCTGATGCTGGTCTCGGCTTTTGCCGGCCGGGACTTCGTGCTGAAGGCCTATCGCCAGGCGGTCGCTGAAGGATTTCGTTTTTTCAGCTATGGCGATTGCATGTTGATAATTTGA
- the tgt gene encoding tRNA guanosine(34) transglycosylase Tgt has translation MTAFSFDLLQQDKTTGARRGRVGTRRGVIETPVFMPVGTQGTVKAILPETLQEEGADILLANTYHLYLRPGHERIRDLGGLHRFMNWNRPILTDSGGFQVFSLGKLRKISEEGVRFQSHLDGSTHLLTPELSIAVQEALGADIVMAFDECIPYPSPRGYVAESTALSGRWALRCKQALRRENGAALFGIVQGGMFPDLRAKSAEELLEIGFDGYALGGLSVGEEAEKMYEVMETTLPLLPQDRPRYVMGVGTPENLIEGVSRGVDMFDCVMPTRNARNGVLFTTFGKIVIKQARYAEDAGPVDPACSCYVCRNYSRAYLRHLYLSNEILASMLNTRHNLHYYLGLMAGARQALEQGRFSQYKDEFYRRRQAGSED, from the coding sequence TTGACAGCTTTCAGTTTCGATCTTTTACAGCAGGATAAGACTACGGGGGCGCGAAGAGGGCGGGTTGGAACCCGCCGAGGGGTCATCGAGACGCCGGTATTCATGCCTGTGGGAACTCAAGGCACGGTCAAAGCCATCCTGCCCGAAACCCTGCAGGAAGAAGGGGCGGACATCCTTCTCGCCAATACCTACCATCTCTATCTGCGGCCCGGCCATGAGCGGATTCGGGATCTGGGCGGTCTGCACCGGTTCATGAACTGGAATCGCCCGATTCTGACCGACAGCGGCGGTTTCCAGGTCTTCAGTCTCGGCAAGCTGAGGAAAATCAGTGAAGAGGGGGTTCGTTTTCAATCCCATCTCGACGGTTCCACGCATCTGCTGACCCCCGAACTGTCCATCGCCGTGCAGGAAGCGCTGGGGGCCGACATCGTCATGGCCTTCGATGAATGCATCCCTTATCCCTCTCCCCGTGGATACGTGGCTGAATCCACCGCCCTTTCCGGTCGCTGGGCCCTCAGATGCAAACAGGCCCTGCGCCGGGAAAACGGTGCGGCCCTGTTCGGTATCGTACAGGGGGGGATGTTCCCCGACCTGCGCGCCAAAAGCGCCGAGGAGCTGCTTGAAATCGGTTTTGACGGTTATGCCCTCGGGGGGCTTTCCGTCGGAGAAGAGGCAGAAAAGATGTATGAGGTGATGGAGACCACGCTGCCGCTTCTGCCGCAGGACAGGCCCCGCTATGTCATGGGTGTCGGAACCCCGGAAAATCTCATCGAGGGGGTCAGCCGCGGGGTCGACATGTTCGACTGCGTCATGCCGACCCGCAACGCCCGCAACGGAGTGCTTTTCACCACCTTCGGCAAGATCGTCATCAAACAGGCCCGATATGCGGAGGATGCAGGGCCTGTCGACCCCGCTTGCAGCTGTTACGTCTGCCGCAATTACAGCCGGGCCTATCTGCGCCATCTGTATTTAAGCAATGAAATACTGGCGTCGATGCTCAACACCCGGCATAATTTACACTACTATCTCGGACTGATGGCCGGTGCACGTCAAGCACTGGAACAGGGCCGGTTCAGTCAGTACAAAGACGAATTCTATCGCCGTCGCCAGGCAGGATCGGAAGACTGA
- a CDS encoding HlyD family type I secretion periplasmic adaptor subunit, whose product MFSKKQDQHEFKPLLVEIEEEPLNPLGRIIFWGILATILFFTLWLVLGKTDVVVTARGKVIPVGETKVIQPLTAGVVRKILVQPGDFVEKDQVLMEIDPSDIDPELESMRKDLAQVKLEMLRLDALLNDKPFRPQDGEFDPRLLLMQQNFYRSVRERLEKQVRVKQEELQQLHQRFGAKEKARQQAAYLQQVAEQRLARLAPVRDLLSRDELEKAESEFQSAKTHTKIETCGVEELRAEIGRVTQEIDLLRKEDRHRLLTELAEKRQREAYLQGKIERSEFLSSRQLITSPVKGYVSQLLFHTIGGVVQPAEKLATVVPLDSPLMIKALVQNKDVGFLQADMPVSLKIDAFDFQKYGIIDGELRHVSSDSIEDRNLGLVYEAYVRPEQTTLLVEGRETAISAGMSVTAEIKVGKRRIIEFFIYPLIKYLDEGVSVR is encoded by the coding sequence ATGTTCTCGAAAAAACAGGATCAGCACGAATTCAAGCCCTTGTTGGTGGAGATTGAGGAAGAGCCCCTCAATCCCCTGGGCCGGATCATCTTCTGGGGAATCCTGGCGACAATTCTCTTTTTCACCCTCTGGCTGGTGCTGGGCAAGACGGATGTGGTAGTGACCGCCCGCGGCAAGGTCATCCCCGTCGGCGAAACCAAGGTCATTCAGCCGCTGACCGCCGGAGTGGTGCGGAAGATTCTGGTCCAGCCCGGAGATTTCGTCGAAAAAGATCAGGTTCTGATGGAAATCGACCCTTCGGATATCGATCCGGAACTGGAATCGATGCGCAAGGATCTGGCTCAGGTCAAGCTGGAGATGCTGAGGTTGGATGCACTGTTGAACGACAAACCCTTTCGTCCCCAGGATGGGGAATTTGATCCTCGATTGCTGCTGATGCAGCAGAATTTTTACCGATCCGTCCGCGAGCGGCTGGAAAAGCAGGTCCGAGTCAAGCAGGAGGAACTCCAGCAGCTTCACCAGCGGTTTGGGGCCAAGGAAAAAGCTCGGCAGCAGGCCGCCTATCTGCAGCAAGTGGCCGAACAGCGCCTGGCTAGGCTGGCACCGGTTCGGGATCTTCTCAGCCGCGATGAATTGGAAAAGGCAGAGAGCGAGTTTCAAAGCGCGAAAACCCATACAAAAATCGAAACCTGCGGCGTGGAAGAGCTGCGGGCGGAAATCGGCCGGGTCACCCAGGAGATCGACCTGCTGCGCAAGGAAGATCGCCACCGCCTATTGACCGAACTGGCGGAAAAACGGCAGCGGGAAGCCTACCTGCAGGGAAAGATCGAACGGTCCGAGTTCCTGAGCAGCCGGCAGCTGATCACCTCACCGGTCAAGGGATATGTCTCGCAGCTTCTCTTTCACACCATCGGCGGGGTGGTACAACCCGCCGAGAAGCTGGCCACCGTTGTGCCGCTGGATTCGCCGTTGATGATCAAGGCTTTGGTGCAGAACAAGGACGTTGGATTCCTCCAGGCCGACATGCCGGTCTCGCTGAAGATCGATGCCTTCGATTTTCAGAAATACGGTATCATCGACGGAGAGTTGCGGCATGTATCGAGCGACAGCATCGAGGACCGGAACCTCGGCCTGGTGTACGAGGCCTATGTGCGGCCGGAGCAGACGACCCTGCTGGTGGAGGGCCGGGAAACGGCTATTTCGGCAGGGATGAGCGTGACGGCGGAAATCAAGGTGGGCAAGCGTCGTATCATCGAGTTTTTCATCTATCCTCTGATCAAATACCTGGACGAGGGTGTCAGCGTCAGATAG
- the rpsI gene encoding 30S ribosomal protein S9: MAEQKFYATGKRKTSVARVWLKPGEGNIVINRRPMDEFFGRATSKMVIRQPLELTDNLGKFDIQVNVCGGGPSGQAGAIKHGITKALLIADPALRDVLKKAGFITRDSRIKERKKYGRKAARASFQFSKR; this comes from the coding sequence ATGGCAGAACAAAAGTTCTACGCGACCGGTAAAAGAAAAACTTCCGTAGCCCGGGTCTGGCTGAAGCCGGGCGAAGGCAATATCGTCATCAATCGCCGCCCCATGGACGAGTTCTTCGGGCGGGCCACTTCCAAGATGGTTATTCGCCAGCCCCTCGAACTGACCGACAACCTCGGCAAGTTCGATATTCAAGTCAACGTCTGTGGCGGCGGACCGTCCGGACAGGCCGGCGCCATCAAGCACGGCATCACCAAGGCCCTGCTGATTGCCGACCCCGCCCTGCGGGACGTGCTGAAAAAGGCCGGCTTCATCACCCGCGACAGCCGTATCAAGGAACGCAAGAAGTACGGCCGCAAAGCAGCTCGCGCAAGCTTCCAGTTCTCCAAACGTTAA
- a CDS encoding DUF2065 domain-containing protein produces the protein METLLTLLGLVLILEGVPWFLSPVSIRRLIRRMSESSDASLRLFGLTLMMGGLLLVYLAGKP, from the coding sequence ATGGAAACTCTGTTGACGCTTTTGGGGCTGGTCCTGATTCTCGAGGGAGTTCCCTGGTTCCTGTCCCCCGTCTCCATCAGGAGGCTGATCCGGCGCATGTCCGAGTCTTCCGATGCTTCCCTCCGCCTGTTCGGCCTGACCCTGATGATGGGAGGCCTGCTCCTGGTCTACCTGGCCGGAAAACCATAA
- the yajC gene encoding preprotein translocase subunit YajC, with amino-acid sequence MISEVFAFAGSPTGADGANPYQPIIMLVLMFAIFYFLLIRPQQKKAKQHRELIESLKTGDNVVTAGGIHGKVTAVQEDVLTLEVATGVKIKVSRSSIAGLAKEQ; translated from the coding sequence ATGATTTCTGAAGTTTTTGCTTTTGCAGGTTCTCCCACCGGGGCGGACGGAGCCAACCCCTACCAGCCGATCATCATGCTGGTGCTCATGTTCGCCATCTTTTATTTTCTGCTTATTCGACCCCAGCAGAAAAAGGCCAAGCAACACCGGGAGCTGATCGAGTCCCTGAAAACCGGTGACAACGTTGTCACCGCGGGTGGCATTCACGGCAAGGTGACGGCCGTCCAGGAGGATGTCCTCACGCTGGAGGTGGCCACCGGAGTGAAGATCAAGGTTTCGCGCAGTTCCATCGCCGGACTGGCCAAGGAGCAGTAG
- a CDS encoding type I secretion system permease/ATPase, translated as MSAGLLALDVVARINKVDVDIRAASREFGLDREATPEELLRIARHFGFKAKLKAISLEKLIQDYPLPAIAAHEDGTYTVVLKADAESGKLLAFDPAEKKTVEHSIGDFEARVDRFLVLWHKMLNSQTAFGFRWFLQEIGKFRRIIGEVLLGSFVVQLFGLVTPLFTQVILDKVIVHRTLTTLDVLAVAFVAVAGFELLLNIARNYIFIHTASKLDAKLGAKLFRHLISLPFMYFEARKVGNIAARVRELDTIREFITSKAVTVIIDLFFSLVFVAVMLLYSVKLTLIVLGFVSVIAMIYLVITPELRRRLEQKFQMAASSNSYLVESVTGIQTVKSLSIEGSMQKRWEDHLGRYVRSSFRLANMGKISGAVSGTVQRMMTITILYFGVRAVLQGDLTIGQLIAFQMFSGQFSGPVLRLVNLWNEFQQALLSVDRLGDILNHPLEVVSAKAITLPQLQGKLRFDNVSFQYSPNGLKVLNGISFTVEPGTSIGIVGRSGSGKSTLAKLLQRLYLPTEGAIYVDEIDVRHMNPYWLRFNIGVVLQENYLFSGTIRENIALPRPDAPMELILEVAKMAGAHEFIAQLPEGYDTEVSERGSSLSGGQRQRIAIARALITHPRLLILDEATSALDYESERLIRANMATIKKGRTTFIIAHRLATVQDCDRILVLDKGGIVEVGSHEELIAQQGLYHHFFTQQV; from the coding sequence ATGAGCGCCGGTCTGCTCGCCCTGGATGTGGTGGCCCGCATCAACAAGGTGGATGTGGATATCCGTGCGGCCTCCCGCGAGTTCGGCCTCGACCGGGAAGCGACGCCTGAGGAGCTGTTGCGCATCGCTCGTCATTTCGGCTTCAAAGCCAAGCTGAAAGCCATTTCTCTGGAAAAGCTGATCCAGGACTACCCTCTGCCGGCGATCGCGGCGCACGAGGACGGCACCTATACCGTGGTGCTCAAAGCCGATGCGGAGTCCGGCAAGCTATTGGCGTTTGACCCGGCGGAAAAAAAGACTGTCGAACATTCGATCGGAGATTTCGAAGCCCGGGTCGACCGTTTTCTGGTGCTGTGGCACAAGATGCTGAACTCCCAGACGGCCTTCGGGTTCCGCTGGTTTCTACAGGAGATCGGCAAGTTCCGTCGGATCATCGGTGAGGTGCTGCTTGGATCCTTCGTTGTGCAACTGTTCGGCCTGGTCACCCCCTTGTTCACCCAGGTCATCCTGGACAAGGTCATCGTCCATCGCACATTGACCACCCTGGATGTGCTGGCCGTGGCCTTTGTGGCGGTGGCGGGATTCGAACTGCTGCTCAACATCGCCCGCAACTATATCTTCATCCATACCGCCAGCAAACTGGACGCCAAGCTCGGAGCCAAGCTGTTCCGGCATCTGATCAGCCTGCCCTTCATGTATTTCGAAGCGCGCAAGGTGGGCAATATCGCCGCCCGGGTGCGGGAACTCGACACCATTCGCGAGTTCATCACCAGCAAGGCGGTTACCGTCATCATCGACCTGTTCTTCTCGCTGGTGTTTGTTGCGGTCATGCTGCTCTACAGCGTCAAGCTGACCCTGATCGTGCTCGGGTTCGTTTCAGTCATCGCCATGATTTATCTGGTTATCACCCCGGAACTGCGCCGGCGGCTGGAGCAGAAGTTCCAGATGGCGGCCTCGTCCAATTCCTACCTGGTGGAATCGGTTACCGGCATTCAGACAGTGAAATCGCTGTCCATCGAAGGATCGATGCAGAAGCGCTGGGAGGATCACCTCGGGCGCTACGTCCGCTCCAGTTTCCGGTTGGCCAACATGGGGAAAATCTCCGGGGCCGTTTCCGGGACGGTGCAGCGGATGATGACCATCACCATCCTCTATTTCGGGGTGCGCGCGGTGCTGCAGGGGGATTTGACCATCGGGCAGCTGATCGCCTTTCAGATGTTTTCCGGCCAGTTCTCCGGGCCGGTGCTGCGGCTGGTCAACCTCTGGAACGAGTTTCAGCAGGCCCTGCTGTCGGTGGATCGCCTGGGGGATATCCTCAACCATCCTCTGGAGGTCGTTTCCGCCAAGGCCATCACCCTTCCGCAACTGCAGGGCAAGCTCCGTTTCGACAATGTTTCTTTTCAATATTCCCCCAACGGCCTTAAGGTGCTCAACGGCATCAGTTTTACCGTCGAACCGGGCACCAGCATCGGCATCGTCGGGCGCAGCGGCAGCGGCAAGAGTACCCTGGCCAAACTGCTGCAGCGGCTCTATTTGCCGACCGAGGGGGCCATCTATGTCGATGAAATAGATGTCCGCCACATGAACCCCTATTGGCTGCGGTTCAATATCGGCGTGGTGCTGCAGGAGAACTACCTGTTTAGCGGTACCATCCGCGAAAACATTGCCCTGCCGAGGCCGGATGCGCCGATGGAACTGATTCTCGAGGTGGCGAAAATGGCCGGCGCCCATGAATTCATCGCCCAACTGCCGGAAGGTTACGACACCGAGGTCAGCGAGCGGGGCAGTTCCCTCTCCGGCGGCCAACGCCAGCGTATCGCCATCGCCCGGGCCCTGATCACCCATCCGCGTCTGCTGATTTTAGATGAAGCCACCTCGGCCCTCGACTACGAATCGGAAAGGCTCATCCGCGCCAACATGGCGACCATCAAAAAGGGCCGGACCACCTTCATCATCGCCCACCGGCTGGCCACGGTGCAGGACTGCGACCGGATTCTGGTTCTGGACAAGGGCGGCATTGTCGAAGTGGGCAGTCACGAAGAACTGATCGCGCAACAGGGTCTTTATCACCATTTCTTTACTCAGCAGGTTTAA